Genomic window (Ananas comosus cultivar F153 linkage group 1, ASM154086v1, whole genome shotgun sequence):
GAAGGAAAATCAATAAACAAGCAATTATTGTTATGCTGTATGGCTTTTTCATATAGCACCCGCATGTGTGAGGGGGGAACCAACTCATCTTGCAAACCAGATATGAAGAGGATCGGCTGCTTCACCTGTGCAATAGATCAAGTATGACAGATTCAACATAGGTAGAGCTATAGATAAGAGTGAGCATGAAATAGCTTTAAAAAGAAtcacaatttgcaaaaaaaatgaaaactcatTCAATGGAAATAAATGGATCTTCAAAAAGAGCCCTGGGCACCTCATGACTGGAAGTTTCCACCATATCGAAAAATCTCTTGAAGCTAAAAAACTTCTAGGCAACAAAAACTAAAAGACCATGCAACTCCAGAATGATTTTTCATCTGATCAATTTGCCAAAAATGGACTCTTTTAAGTCgtctaaatgaaaaaaaaaagaagaaagaattcTCTTCACTGGCTCGTAAATGACCATTAGTTTGCATTCCATTGGTGTGCGAGTTTTACCTATTACACAAATGCACAAGattctttcctcttctttttatttgtgtgtgcgtgtgtgcaTGGTTGTGTGTGTCTAAGGGCATTTGACCCAGAAAGATGGCTATTTCTGCAAAATCAGAAGAGCTGCAAGCCTTTCTTCATATAGGAAAATGTTATTTAATTCTGAAATACTCACAAGACTAAATGAATCAAATAACAATAGCAGAAGCAGCAACAACCGAAAAAATCGAGACCAGAACAAAAACAGAGGCATAGATGTCCTTTCAGTAGGGCTGTTGGCTTACCTCCCCAATGGCATCAATCGTACTCCATGGAGAGCGAACAAGACAATTAAGAACCTTTGGACCCTTTGAGGCACTGCCACCTATAAACCATTTTAGGAAGGGCAGCATAATACCTGCCATATCCAATATCGATGTGAACGTATTCTCCAGAATGAGAGCAGACACCTGTAGCACACAAAGATTACCAATCAGGAGGAAAGGCCTCAACACATAATTGATATAGAAGTTCCAAAATCTACAGAATAAACAGCAGAAAAGAAAGGGACGGTGTAGGGATGGGAAACAGTCAAAGTACCAATACCATGATCCACACCAGTTATAAAGATGATGTTTAGCAGTCTCATAGGTTGCAAAAGTAGGGGGCGAAATGAAAAGCTGGGTCGTAAAGAAGTACCTTGTCGGGATTATTTTTTGCAAGTACTGTTCCAACTGCACCTCCTAAAGATCTCCCAAAAACAACTATTCTAGACGTGTCGATATCATTTCTCTGAGTTAAATGATCTAGTGCTGCCTAGTCAAGAAGAGAAAACCAAATATGAGTAAGTAAATGGCAACAATAAGTAAAAGCGAGACAagctcaaagaaaaaaaacacaaaactaAGCAGTACAAGCAAACCTGCGCATCCTTTATAATGCCATGCTGAGATGGATAACCATCACTTTCACCATACCTATTTTTAAATGTAGGCAGTTTTGcgatgttatatttgaaattaaaagtcAAGCATAGAAATTAAAAGTCAAGCATAACAACCAAAAATTAATGCAGAAACAAGAATAAGGGTATTTGTAGCTTCGTGGGGGGAGAATACCCTCTGTAGGAAAGCATGAACACATTGCATTGTAGCCTCTGCATCATTAAGCGGACAAACTCCAGTCGGTGAGCAATATCTAGATAGGTGGGTAAAGGTTTTTCAACAGAAGGTTTATCaaacaaaaccaaataaaaagtGTATCCAATAAACCAAAAACTTTCAACAATTCAAAGCCTCCAGAGAAGCAACATCTCAGGATACTTCCAGCATTTTCTTGGAAGAAAAGAATAGTCGGACCTGCAGTTACAAGCAGCTTAGTTTATTCAAACAGACAACAGGCAGAACTTCTAATGcacgaagagaaaaaaagagaaaaaaagatttataaatacaaaataatcaGAAGCATGTGGAAGTAGTTATGGAAACACTGACTTCCATAACTGCCATCCTGTAAAACGCTGTCCAACTGTTATGCTTGTGTTCATTTTCGTAGACAAAGATATAACAGTCTGTAGTGCAATGAGAATGTACTATTGACAAATTTATTATGGAGTAGCAACATAATGTCAAAGTGGGTGACATGGTGACAAAGGGAACGAGCATTGTAGAGTAAAGGTGGCCCTAGAAGGATAATAAAGATGCAGGCGCTATGCAAAACAAATCGAGTGATCTCATAAACTATGAGGGAATCGTCAGTGAAAGGAGGAGAATGTTTCATGCAGGATGATAGAGGTAGAATGACAACATATTACTTGTTGAAGTCATCTATTGCCAAGTAAATTCCTTACTTGATACCTGATTGTCCATGATTCTACTCTTCTTTCGGCTTAAGCCACATCTTAAAACAGTCTTTCACAAACAGAAAGAAATAATGCTTCAGCACCAGGAAGCTGAAATCAGATCTTGAATCCCAAAGTAAACGCTCCAATTTAAAGCTTCTACAATTTGCGACAACTGATGAATTTTTACATTGTACTTCCCATAATTGCACTATTCAAACAATAATTTATCAAACAGCACTATGCCGCACGGCAAGCGGAAAGAGGCCCTCAGTGCCACTTCCGGTAAAGTGCTCGAAAACAGAAAGTTTCAAGCTTTTACTGTGATAGGAGGTTGGAATAAAAATTCTCGAAGTCCAAAAAGCAAAAGCTTATATTTGAACTTCTACTGTAGAGTAAAGTTATCAGA
Coding sequences:
- the LOC109710985 gene encoding protein bem46, with translation MASWLKALAYGAGGIVVAGMAALVALQERLVYVPVLPGLARSYAITPARLRLHYDDVWLRSSDGVRLHSWFIKHSPHCRGPTILFFQENAGNIAHRLEFVRLMMQRLQCNVFMLSYRGYGESDGYPSQHGIIKDAQAALDHLTQRNDIDTSRIVVFGRSLGGAVGTVLAKNNPDKVSALILENTFTSILDMAGIMLPFLKWFIGGSASKGPKVLNCLVRSPWSTIDAIGEVKQPILFISGLQDELVPPSHMRVLYEKAIQHNNNCLFIDFPSGMHMDTWISGGDRYWRVLQLFLDQYVPERQRGDLNCKADSGDDGN